In Thermosynechococcus sichuanensis E542, a single genomic region encodes these proteins:
- the priA gene encoding primosomal protein N', with translation MTHSYISACPNECSAAYASVLVDCAGASETYAYQVPAGWCVQGGDVVEVPFGSQVVRGIVLEVLETIPPSVDPQRLRSLLEVVDQQLFPKDYWALLEQIATYYCTPLIQVVRTALPPGVLGRSQRRVRLRPQQGIPPLSEQGQHLLHFLQTKGGGDYSVRYLQQQLPKVQRALGELERLGLVETYLAAPASQQPKQQQAVVLLKSKGETLTQRQRQILHYLQQQGRDCWLQEVLKATGTTVQTLHRLAAKGYIAIVEQQYCRIEQGVAVTPDRPKNLTLAQATALQVISEHLDCAQTFLMHGVTGSGKTEVYLQVIAECLGRGRSALLLVPEIGLTPQLTDRVRARFGERLLVYHSGLSEGERYDTWRLTLMPQPRVIIGTRSAVLLPLVGLGLIILDEEHDSGYKQDQPQPCYHARTVAQWRSRQQRCPLILGTATPALSTWQAAQAGQIHTLSLPQRIHATPLPPITIVDMRQELHRGNRSMLSRPLQDALGNLQGQQAILFVPRRGHSTFVSCRSCGTVIYCPHCSVSLTGHLFGEAMEVLRCHYCNYSQAVPQRCPSCGSPYLKPFGGGTQRVVSELNRLFPELRVLRFDSDTTQRKGAHRQLLTQFAAGAADVMVGTQMLTKGIDLPQVALVGILAADSLLHLPDYQAAERTFQILTQVAGRSGRGAHPGRVILQTYVPEHPVITAVKAYDWDTFANLELSSRALLGYPPYSQLILLRLSSLDPEDVAATAQAIAQQLQTLPPVSQGEWEVLGPAPAAIAKIAGRYRWQILLKGKLEAVSDLSQALMHLKEQCPRSTRLSIDVDPLNFL, from the coding sequence ATGACTCATTCCTATATAAGCGCTTGTCCTAATGAATGCTCTGCTGCCTATGCCAGTGTCCTTGTGGACTGTGCGGGGGCAAGTGAGACCTATGCTTACCAAGTTCCTGCGGGTTGGTGTGTGCAGGGGGGCGATGTGGTGGAAGTGCCCTTTGGCTCTCAGGTGGTGCGGGGGATTGTCCTCGAGGTACTGGAAACTATACCGCCATCCGTTGATCCGCAACGCTTGCGATCGCTCCTTGAGGTGGTTGACCAGCAGCTTTTTCCCAAGGACTATTGGGCGTTGTTAGAACAAATTGCCACCTACTACTGCACCCCTTTGATCCAAGTGGTACGCACTGCGCTGCCGCCGGGGGTCTTGGGGCGATCGCAACGACGGGTGCGCCTACGGCCACAACAGGGGATTCCCCCCCTTTCGGAACAAGGGCAACATCTGCTGCACTTTCTCCAGACCAAGGGCGGTGGAGACTACAGCGTACGCTACCTCCAGCAACAGCTGCCCAAGGTGCAGCGGGCCCTCGGAGAACTTGAACGCCTTGGCTTGGTGGAAACCTACCTAGCGGCACCTGCTAGTCAACAGCCAAAACAGCAACAGGCCGTCGTGCTCCTCAAGAGTAAAGGGGAGACCTTAACGCAGCGGCAGCGCCAAATCCTCCACTATTTACAGCAACAGGGTCGCGATTGCTGGCTACAGGAGGTGCTCAAGGCCACGGGCACAACCGTCCAAACGCTGCATCGCCTCGCTGCCAAGGGATACATTGCCATTGTGGAGCAGCAGTACTGCCGCATTGAACAGGGGGTAGCGGTGACGCCGGATAGGCCTAAAAACCTCACCCTTGCCCAAGCCACTGCCCTGCAAGTCATTTCCGAACATCTAGACTGTGCTCAAACATTCCTAATGCACGGGGTTACGGGGTCGGGCAAAACCGAAGTCTATCTGCAAGTCATTGCTGAGTGCCTAGGGCGAGGGCGATCGGCTTTACTGCTGGTGCCCGAGATTGGCTTGACCCCCCAATTGACAGATCGCGTGCGGGCACGCTTTGGGGAACGTCTTCTGGTGTATCACAGTGGTCTTAGTGAGGGGGAGCGGTACGATACTTGGCGGCTAACCTTGATGCCGCAGCCACGGGTCATCATTGGCACGCGATCGGCAGTCCTGTTGCCCTTGGTGGGCTTGGGGCTGATCATTCTCGATGAGGAGCACGACAGCGGCTACAAACAGGATCAACCTCAACCCTGCTACCATGCCCGTACCGTTGCCCAATGGCGATCGCGCCAACAACGGTGTCCCCTCATTTTAGGAACCGCCACCCCTGCCCTCAGTACTTGGCAGGCTGCCCAAGCCGGCCAGATTCACACCCTTTCCCTTCCGCAGCGTATCCATGCCACCCCCCTGCCGCCGATCACCATCGTGGATATGCGCCAAGAATTACACCGTGGCAACCGTTCCATGCTCAGTCGTCCCCTGCAAGACGCCTTGGGAAATCTTCAGGGACAGCAAGCGATTCTCTTTGTGCCTCGGCGGGGTCACAGCACCTTTGTCTCCTGTCGCAGTTGTGGCACGGTGATTTACTGTCCCCATTGCAGCGTGTCTCTCACTGGACACCTCTTTGGCGAGGCGATGGAAGTGCTGCGCTGTCACTATTGCAACTACAGTCAGGCGGTGCCGCAGCGCTGTCCCAGTTGTGGCTCTCCCTATCTCAAGCCCTTTGGTGGTGGAACGCAGCGGGTGGTAAGTGAACTGAATCGCCTCTTTCCCGAGTTGCGGGTACTGCGCTTTGACAGTGATACCACCCAACGCAAGGGTGCCCATCGCCAGTTATTAACGCAATTTGCCGCCGGCGCAGCCGATGTCATGGTGGGGACGCAAATGCTGACCAAGGGGATTGATCTGCCCCAAGTTGCCCTCGTGGGAATTTTGGCTGCCGATAGTCTCCTGCATTTGCCAGATTATCAGGCGGCGGAACGGACGTTTCAAATTCTCACTCAAGTGGCGGGGCGATCGGGGCGTGGGGCGCACCCCGGCAGAGTTATTTTGCAAACCTATGTGCCGGAGCATCCAGTGATTACAGCAGTCAAGGCCTATGACTGGGATACCTTTGCCAACCTGGAGCTAAGTAGCCGTGCTCTCTTGGGCTATCCCCCCTATAGCCAACTGATCCTTCTGCGCTTGAGTAGTCTCGATCCTGAAGATGTGGCCGCAACAGCACAGGCGATCGCCCAACAGCTCCAGACGTTACCCCCAGTTTCTCAGGGAGAATGGGAAGTCCTTGGCCCCGCCCCAGCCGCGATCGCTAAAATTGCTGGCCGCTACCGCTGGCAAATTTTACTCAAGGGCAAACTAGAAGCAGTTTCTGACCTGAGCCAAGCCCTCATGCACCTCAAGGAGCAGTGTCCCCGCTCAACCCGCCTCAGTATTGATGTTGACCCCCTGAACTTTCTCTAG
- the pruA gene encoding L-glutamate gamma-semialdehyde dehydrogenase has protein sequence MTALYEKETIAIARQLWAASQESRNFFSQLREQMRIEDKLLGWAMEHPGLRVQLFRLIDCLPSLRSKTEVARHLQEYLSDPSVELPEGLKKLLNFAQPDSLPAQAAATTFTTAVQALAHKYIAGETTEQVLKTIGRLRKQGMLVTMDILGEAVITEAEAQQYCDRYLDLMQHLSPLGQREGINPVQVSVKLTAFYSQFDPLDVSGCRAKVGEPIRRLLHRAQELGVAVHFDMEQYAYKDITLAILKDILLEPEFRDRADIGLTLQAYLRDSYQDAQDLITWGQQRGTPITVRVVKGAYWDQEVIKAVQQDWPLPVYQHKQDTDANFERVIELLLSHHTVLRTAIASHNVRSQARAIAIAQHQHIPPTAMECQVLYGMADKLAKALVDAGQTVRVYCPYGDLIPGMAYLIRRLLENTANSSFLRQQLGAVAVDELLAPPQPTADFAAVNVHLTTGKTSTFVNAANSDYARASQRDAVQAALIHVHRQLGQTYTPIINGDRVNPLEYSESLNPSQPEEVVGRVGLATIEDAEHAIRAAKAAQAQWQQTPVAERATLLRRAADLLEAQRHELVAWMCYEVGKVVAEGDAEVSEAVDFCRYYADEMERLSGGYDRNFPGETNHYHYQGRGIAVVISPWNFPLAIPTGMTVAALVSGNCTILKPADAAAVTAAKLAEILIAAGFPPGVFQFLPGRGSVIGPYLTKHPDVHLIAFTGSQEVGCRIIAEAAVLQRGQTHIKRVIAEMGGKNAIIIDESADLDQAVAGVVQSAFGYSGQKCSACSRVIVLESIYQPFVQRLVEATQSLNIGPAHLPSTRVGPVVTAAARDRIQEYIAKGQREAELALSVPVPPVGYFVSPTIFTNVPPTATIAQEEIFGPVLAVLRAETFSQAIEIANATAYALTGGLYSRTPSHIQQAKAQFAVGNLYINRGITGAIVDRQPFGGFKLSGIGSKAGGRDYLLQFLEPRVITENVQRQGFAPIAGVDD, from the coding sequence ATGACTGCTCTTTACGAAAAAGAAACGATCGCGATCGCCCGGCAACTGTGGGCGGCGAGCCAAGAGTCCCGCAACTTTTTTAGCCAACTGCGGGAGCAAATGCGCATTGAGGATAAGCTCCTCGGCTGGGCGATGGAACATCCCGGGCTGCGGGTGCAACTCTTTCGCCTCATTGACTGTCTGCCCAGTCTGCGCAGTAAAACCGAGGTGGCTCGCCACTTGCAGGAATACCTCAGTGACCCCAGTGTGGAGTTGCCGGAGGGTCTGAAAAAACTCCTGAACTTTGCCCAGCCGGATTCCCTGCCCGCCCAAGCAGCGGCAACCACCTTCACAACAGCGGTTCAAGCCCTTGCCCACAAGTACATTGCTGGCGAAACCACCGAGCAGGTGCTGAAAACCATTGGCCGTCTGCGCAAGCAGGGCATGCTGGTGACAATGGATATTCTGGGGGAGGCGGTGATTACGGAGGCCGAGGCGCAGCAGTATTGCGATCGCTATCTTGACTTAATGCAGCACCTTAGTCCCCTTGGGCAACGGGAGGGCATCAATCCAGTCCAAGTCTCCGTTAAGCTGACGGCCTTTTACTCCCAATTTGATCCCCTAGATGTGTCTGGCTGCCGTGCCAAGGTGGGGGAACCGATTCGGCGGCTGTTGCATCGTGCCCAGGAATTGGGGGTGGCGGTGCACTTTGATATGGAGCAGTATGCCTACAAAGACATTACCCTCGCGATCCTCAAGGATATTTTGCTAGAGCCAGAGTTTCGCGATCGCGCCGATATTGGGCTGACGCTGCAAGCCTATTTGCGGGATAGCTACCAAGATGCCCAAGACCTGATTACTTGGGGACAACAGCGGGGGACACCCATTACCGTGCGGGTGGTCAAGGGTGCCTACTGGGATCAAGAAGTGATTAAGGCGGTGCAACAGGATTGGCCATTGCCCGTCTATCAACACAAGCAGGATACCGATGCCAACTTTGAGCGGGTGATTGAACTGCTCCTGAGTCACCATACGGTTTTGCGCACAGCGATCGCCAGTCATAATGTGCGTTCCCAAGCGCGGGCGATCGCGATCGCCCAACATCAGCACATTCCGCCCACGGCCATGGAATGCCAAGTGCTCTATGGTATGGCTGATAAACTTGCCAAGGCTCTCGTGGACGCAGGGCAAACGGTGCGGGTCTATTGCCCCTATGGTGATCTCATTCCGGGGATGGCCTACCTGATTCGGCGGCTCTTGGAAAATACGGCCAATAGTTCCTTTTTGCGCCAACAGTTGGGGGCTGTCGCAGTGGATGAGTTACTGGCACCACCGCAACCAACGGCAGATTTTGCAGCCGTGAATGTTCATCTGACCACCGGCAAGACCTCAACCTTTGTCAATGCTGCCAATAGCGACTATGCCCGAGCCAGCCAGCGGGACGCCGTTCAAGCGGCGTTAATTCATGTCCATCGCCAACTGGGGCAAACCTATACGCCGATCATCAATGGCGATCGCGTCAATCCCCTCGAATATAGTGAGTCCCTGAACCCCTCCCAACCTGAAGAAGTTGTCGGTCGGGTGGGCTTGGCCACCATTGAGGATGCCGAGCATGCCATCCGCGCTGCCAAAGCCGCTCAAGCCCAGTGGCAACAAACTCCCGTGGCCGAACGGGCAACCCTGCTGCGGCGGGCGGCGGATCTCCTCGAGGCACAACGCCATGAACTGGTGGCTTGGATGTGCTACGAAGTGGGCAAGGTGGTGGCAGAAGGGGATGCCGAAGTCTCCGAAGCCGTTGATTTTTGCCGCTACTATGCCGATGAAATGGAGCGCCTCAGCGGCGGCTATGACCGCAACTTTCCCGGCGAAACGAACCATTACCACTACCAAGGGCGCGGCATTGCGGTCGTCATTTCCCCTTGGAACTTTCCCCTAGCGATTCCCACAGGGATGACCGTAGCTGCCTTAGTCAGCGGTAACTGTACGATTCTCAAGCCGGCGGATGCCGCCGCCGTCACTGCTGCCAAACTAGCGGAGATCCTGATTGCCGCCGGTTTTCCGCCGGGGGTGTTTCAGTTTCTACCCGGCCGTGGCTCTGTGATTGGCCCCTACCTTACCAAACATCCGGATGTGCATCTAATTGCCTTTACTGGCTCCCAAGAGGTGGGTTGCCGCATTATTGCCGAAGCAGCCGTCTTGCAGCGGGGACAAACCCACATCAAGCGGGTGATTGCCGAGATGGGGGGCAAAAACGCCATCATCATTGATGAAAGCGCTGACTTAGATCAGGCAGTGGCGGGGGTAGTGCAATCGGCCTTTGGCTACAGCGGCCAAAAATGCTCTGCCTGTTCGCGGGTGATTGTCCTCGAGTCCATCTATCAACCCTTTGTGCAGCGCTTAGTCGAGGCCACGCAATCCCTGAATATTGGCCCTGCCCATTTGCCCAGTACCCGGGTTGGACCGGTAGTAACGGCAGCCGCCCGCGATCGCATTCAGGAATATATTGCCAAGGGACAGCGGGAAGCCGAACTGGCCTTGAGTGTGCCGGTACCGCCAGTGGGGTATTTTGTTTCCCCCACCATCTTTACCAATGTCCCCCCTACCGCCACGATCGCCCAAGAGGAAATTTTTGGCCCGGTGCTGGCAGTACTGCGGGCAGAAACCTTCAGCCAAGCGATTGAAATTGCCAATGCCACCGCCTATGCCCTGACAGGGGGGCTATATTCCCGCACACCCTCCCATATTCAGCAGGCCAAAGCCCAATTTGCGGTGGGCAATCTCTACATCAATCGTGGAATTACGGGGGCAATTGTTGATCGGCAGCCCTTTGGCGGCTTCAAGCTCTCGGGGATTGGCTCCAAAGCGGGTGGACGGGATTACCTGCTGCAATTCCTTGAACCCCGTGTGATCACTGAAAATGTGCAGCGCCAAGGGTTTGCGCCCATTGCCGGAGTGGATGATTGA
- a CDS encoding class I SAM-dependent methyltransferase translates to MPKGTQLLADLQERIRAAGAISFCEFMALALYAPQWGYYNRPQMQIGRQGDFITSSSLTRDFAELLTEAFVQMWHALQRPQRFTLLEMGAGEGQFADVVLNYSQATYPDFFAALEYQIQEQSPSLRERQRQRLAPWGDRLGWRGSDTPAAPITGCIFSNELVDAFPVHRLQWQGGNWQEIYVSLNSEGALQEVLRPLRDDRIHEYFATVGIDPQQQGYSDGYRTEVNLNLIPWLKDLSQRLERGFVLTIDYGYPAQQYYHPARCEGTLQCYYQHRYHNNPYCCVGEQDITAHVDVTALTRYGEKFGLETLYVTRQSLFLMALGLGDRLLAQQQSNGNLLQALNRHQSLHQLIDPLGLGGFYVILQGKQATLDLPQLREADQGWG, encoded by the coding sequence ATGCCAAAAGGTACCCAGCTATTGGCCGACCTTCAGGAGCGCATCAGGGCAGCGGGGGCGATTTCCTTCTGTGAGTTTATGGCCTTGGCGCTGTATGCACCGCAGTGGGGCTACTACAACCGTCCTCAAATGCAGATTGGTCGGCAAGGGGACTTTATCACGTCCAGTAGTCTGACGAGGGATTTTGCCGAACTGCTGACCGAGGCTTTCGTGCAGATGTGGCACGCTTTGCAGCGACCGCAGCGGTTTACTCTCTTAGAGATGGGTGCGGGTGAAGGCCAGTTTGCGGATGTTGTTTTGAACTACAGTCAGGCTACCTATCCCGACTTCTTTGCTGCCTTGGAGTACCAAATTCAAGAGCAGTCCCCCAGTTTGCGGGAACGCCAACGGCAACGCTTGGCGCCTTGGGGCGATCGCCTGGGCTGGCGAGGCTCCGACACTCCTGCTGCACCGATCACCGGCTGCATCTTTAGTAATGAACTGGTGGATGCGTTTCCGGTACATCGGCTGCAATGGCAGGGGGGCAACTGGCAGGAAATTTACGTCAGCCTCAATAGCGAAGGGGCACTTCAAGAGGTGTTGCGTCCCCTAAGGGATGATCGCATTCACGAATACTTTGCCACCGTTGGCATTGATCCGCAGCAGCAGGGCTACAGCGACGGCTACCGTACCGAGGTGAATCTCAACCTAATCCCGTGGCTCAAAGATCTGAGTCAGCGCCTAGAGCGAGGGTTTGTTCTCACCATTGACTATGGGTATCCCGCCCAGCAATACTACCATCCTGCTCGCTGTGAGGGCACCTTGCAGTGCTACTATCAACACCGCTACCACAACAACCCCTACTGCTGTGTGGGAGAGCAAGACATTACAGCCCATGTGGATGTGACCGCCTTAACGCGCTACGGAGAGAAATTTGGCCTTGAAACCCTCTATGTCACCCGTCAGAGTTTATTTCTCATGGCCTTGGGATTGGGCGATCGCCTACTGGCACAACAACAGAGTAATGGCAATCTTCTTCAAGCCCTCAACCGCCATCAATCACTCCACCAACTCATTGACCCCCTTGGACTGGGTGGCTTTTACGTGATCCTTCAAGGCAAGCAGGCCACCCTCGATCTTCCGCAACTCAGGGAAGCGGATCAGGGATGGGGTTAA
- a CDS encoding glycosyltransferase family 4 protein, with the protein MRIALFTETFLPKIDGIVTRLCQTVRHLQRNGHQVLVVAPEGGLDHYEGAQVYGVSGFPLPLYPELKLALPRPAIGKALEAFDPDLIHVANPAVLGLAGLYYAEKFHLPLVASYHTHLPQYLKYYGLGFLEEVLWSLLRLGHNRAQLNLCTSTAMVAELKAHGIRHLDLWQRGVDVELFHPQRQSQEMRDFLSQGHPEAPLLLYVGRLSAEKEIEQIKPILEQIPQARLALVGNGPHREALEKHFAGTPTHFVGYLRGERLAAAFASADVFVFPSRTETLGLVLLEAMAAGCPVVAANSGGIPDIVTDGVNGFLFDPMDAQGAITACQRLFDSPGDRETLRQNARQEAERWSWAAATQQLEQYYRSVLPIPQRDVALSR; encoded by the coding sequence ATGCGGATCGCGCTATTTACCGAGACATTCTTGCCCAAAATTGATGGCATTGTTACCCGTTTGTGTCAAACCGTCCGCCATCTGCAACGGAATGGCCATCAGGTGTTGGTGGTGGCTCCTGAGGGCGGGCTGGATCATTACGAAGGTGCACAGGTCTATGGTGTCTCCGGTTTTCCCCTCCCATTGTATCCTGAACTCAAATTAGCCCTGCCGCGACCCGCTATTGGCAAAGCCCTAGAGGCCTTTGACCCCGATCTAATCCATGTGGCGAACCCGGCAGTCTTGGGGTTGGCGGGTCTATACTATGCCGAGAAATTTCACCTGCCTTTGGTGGCCTCTTACCACACCCACTTGCCGCAATATCTGAAGTACTATGGCTTGGGATTCCTTGAAGAGGTGCTCTGGTCACTGCTGCGCTTGGGGCACAACCGTGCTCAACTGAATCTGTGTACCTCAACAGCGATGGTGGCAGAACTCAAGGCGCATGGGATTCGCCATCTCGATCTCTGGCAGCGAGGGGTGGATGTGGAGTTATTTCATCCCCAACGCCAAAGTCAGGAAATGCGTGACTTTCTTAGCCAAGGACATCCGGAAGCCCCCCTGCTGCTCTATGTCGGTCGCCTCTCCGCGGAAAAGGAAATTGAGCAAATCAAGCCTATCCTTGAGCAGATTCCCCAAGCTCGACTGGCGCTTGTGGGTAATGGCCCCCATCGCGAAGCCCTTGAAAAACACTTTGCTGGTACGCCCACCCATTTTGTCGGTTATTTGCGGGGTGAGCGCTTGGCAGCAGCTTTTGCCTCGGCGGATGTCTTTGTCTTTCCCTCCCGCACGGAAACCCTTGGTTTAGTTCTCTTGGAAGCGATGGCGGCGGGCTGTCCGGTGGTGGCTGCCAACAGTGGAGGGATTCCCGATATTGTCACCGATGGGGTGAATGGCTTTTTGTTTGATCCAATGGATGCCCAAGGCGCAATTACTGCGTGCCAACGCCTCTTTGATTCGCCGGGCGATCGCGAGACCCTACGCCAAAATGCCCGCCAAGAAGCCGAACGCTGGAGTTGGGCGGCGGCCACCCAGCAACTAGAGCAGTACTACCGATCGGTTTTGCCAATTCCGCAGCGGGATGTCGCTCTCAGCCGTTAA
- a CDS encoding PAP/fibrillin family protein: MAKTELLMAIAGLNRGILATPRDRKQVAALAASLEAMNPTPDPLNAPEKLAGDWRLIYTSSQALLALDRSPVVKLGQIYQCIRPQQQRIYNIAELYGLPFLEGIISVLARFEPLTQQRVQVYFERSIVGLRQWLNYYSPSQFIPQLHSRQPLIALDIPLNSNDQQGWLDITYLDADLRIARGNEGSLFVLTRV; encoded by the coding sequence GTGGCAAAAACAGAATTATTGATGGCGATCGCTGGTCTAAATCGAGGCATTCTCGCCACACCGCGCGATCGCAAACAGGTGGCTGCCCTTGCCGCCTCCCTTGAAGCCATGAACCCCACTCCCGATCCCCTCAATGCCCCTGAAAAACTAGCCGGGGACTGGCGATTGATCTACACCAGTAGTCAGGCTCTTCTCGCCTTAGATCGCTCTCCCGTCGTAAAGTTAGGGCAAATTTATCAGTGCATTCGTCCGCAACAACAGCGCATCTACAATATTGCTGAACTCTATGGGTTGCCCTTCCTTGAGGGGATTATCAGTGTCTTGGCGCGGTTTGAACCTCTAACCCAACAGCGGGTACAGGTGTACTTTGAACGCTCGATTGTTGGCCTGCGTCAGTGGCTGAATTACTATTCTCCTTCCCAATTCATTCCCCAACTCCACAGCCGTCAACCACTGATTGCCCTAGATATACCTCTCAATAGCAATGATCAACAGGGCTGGCTTGACATTACCTACCTCGATGCGGATTTGCGAATTGCCCGCGGCAATGAAGGCAGCCTCTTTGTCTTGACCCGGGTGTAG
- a CDS encoding NADPH-dependent FMN reductase, with translation MVKFIGWAGSLRDGSYSQSALDIAIAKAAAQEVTVERLDLRQMTLPFCTGAESYPDYPDVETFRAKVKEADGILLVTPEYHGSVSGVLKNSLDLLSFEHLSGKVVAMMSVLGGQTNSNALNDLRVILRWVHAWVIPEQVAIGQAWQAFTPEGQLSDPKLDERVDKMIASWIQTTRKLREASA, from the coding sequence ATGGTCAAATTCATTGGTTGGGCAGGGAGCCTGCGGGATGGCTCCTACTCTCAAAGCGCCCTAGATATTGCCATTGCCAAAGCAGCCGCCCAAGAGGTCACCGTTGAACGTCTTGATTTGCGGCAAATGACGCTTCCCTTTTGTACTGGTGCTGAGAGCTACCCTGACTACCCCGATGTGGAGACCTTTCGAGCCAAGGTCAAGGAAGCCGATGGCATTTTGCTGGTGACACCCGAATACCACGGCAGCGTTAGTGGTGTGCTCAAGAACTCCCTTGATCTCCTCAGCTTTGAACATCTCAGTGGCAAAGTGGTGGCCATGATGAGCGTCCTTGGTGGTCAAACCAACAGCAATGCTCTCAATGACCTACGGGTGATTTTGCGCTGGGTACATGCTTGGGTAATTCCCGAACAAGTCGCCATTGGCCAGGCGTGGCAGGCCTTCACACCAGAGGGACAATTGAGTGATCCCAAGCTGGATGAACGAGTGGACAAAATGATTGCCAGTTGGATTCAAACTACCCGTAAACTGCGGGAAGCGAGTGCCTAA
- the hemB gene encoding porphobilinogen synthase, with translation MELTHRPRRLRRTAQIRRLVREHTLTTGDLIYPVFVMEGEDQVQEVPSMPDCYRYTLDRLILELKEVYALGIGAIALFPLIPEHLKDNAGTESYNPEGLVQRSVRAIKAVLPDLLIFTDVALDPYSSEGHDGIVKDGEILNDETVEVLVKQAVSQAAAGADFVAPSDMMDGRVAAIRAGLDAAGYTHVGILAYSAKYASAYYGPFRDALDSAPKFGDKKTYQMDPANVREAVREVSLDIEEGADLVMVKPALAYMDVIAQLKQVSDVPVAAYNVSGEYAMVKAAARNGWIDEKKVVLETLLGFKRAGADVILTYHAKQVAQWLQAGLD, from the coding sequence ATGGAGCTAACCCATCGGCCTCGCCGTTTACGCCGCACGGCTCAAATTCGTCGCTTGGTGCGCGAGCATACCCTAACCACGGGGGATTTGATCTATCCGGTCTTTGTCATGGAAGGGGAAGATCAGGTGCAGGAAGTCCCCTCGATGCCCGACTGCTATCGCTATACACTGGATCGCCTGATTTTGGAACTGAAGGAGGTCTATGCCTTGGGAATTGGGGCGATCGCCCTGTTTCCCTTGATTCCTGAGCACCTCAAGGACAATGCTGGCACCGAAAGCTACAATCCCGAAGGTCTTGTCCAGCGATCGGTACGGGCGATTAAGGCTGTCTTACCCGACCTGCTGATCTTTACCGATGTTGCCCTTGATCCCTACAGCAGCGAAGGCCACGATGGCATTGTCAAAGATGGCGAAATTCTCAATGACGAAACCGTAGAGGTGCTGGTCAAACAGGCGGTGAGTCAAGCGGCGGCGGGGGCTGATTTTGTGGCTCCGTCGGATATGATGGATGGCCGTGTCGCTGCCATTCGAGCGGGTCTAGATGCCGCAGGCTATACCCATGTGGGCATTCTTGCTTACTCTGCGAAATACGCCTCCGCCTACTATGGGCCTTTTCGCGATGCCTTGGATTCGGCACCCAAGTTTGGTGATAAAAAAACCTACCAAATGGATCCCGCTAATGTCCGCGAAGCGGTACGGGAAGTGAGCTTGGACATTGAGGAAGGGGCAGATCTAGTGATGGTGAAACCTGCCCTTGCCTACATGGATGTGATTGCTCAACTGAAACAGGTGAGCGATGTTCCCGTTGCCGCCTACAATGTTTCCGGGGAATACGCAATGGTGAAAGCTGCTGCCCGCAATGGCTGGATTGATGAGAAAAAAGTGGTGCTAGAAACCCTTCTCGGCTTCAAGCGAGCAGGTGCCGATGTCATTCTCACCTACCATGCCAAGCAGGTGGCACAGTGGCTGCAAGCGGGGTTAGATTAG
- a CDS encoding NUDIX hydrolase codes for MSKIPPQILERHCFCRSRKFTFEVNQYRLPHGSVSVLGTVRHPGGALAVPVTPEGNLILVKQYRFATEEYLLEFPAGTVENHEKPLTTIEREIEEETGYRAHHWQKLGEFYIAPGYSDEVIYAYLATQLEKLDAPPPQDTDEHIEIVEFSLSDLAAAIHRGQVKDAKTVTSFYLALPYLQPT; via the coding sequence ATGAGTAAAATCCCCCCCCAAATCCTCGAACGCCACTGCTTTTGTCGCAGTCGTAAGTTTACCTTTGAGGTTAATCAATACCGCCTGCCCCATGGCTCTGTCTCGGTTTTGGGAACTGTGCGGCATCCAGGGGGGGCATTAGCTGTCCCAGTGACTCCTGAGGGCAACCTGATCCTCGTCAAACAGTACCGCTTTGCTACCGAGGAATATCTGCTGGAGTTCCCAGCGGGCACCGTTGAGAATCACGAAAAGCCCTTGACTACGATTGAGCGAGAGATTGAAGAGGAGACGGGCTACCGCGCCCACCACTGGCAAAAACTGGGGGAGTTTTACATTGCTCCCGGCTATTCCGATGAGGTGATCTACGCCTATTTGGCTACCCAACTGGAGAAATTAGACGCCCCCCCGCCTCAGGATACGGACGAGCACATCGAAATTGTCGAGTTCTCTCTATCTGACTTGGCCGCCGCAATTCATAGGGGTCAAGTGAAAGATGCCAAGACTGTCACCAGTTTCTATCTGGCCTTGCCCTATCTTCAGCCCACTTGA